One window of Methanospirillum lacunae genomic DNA carries:
- a CDS encoding beta-ribofuranosylaminobenzene 5'-phosphate synthase: protein MTTPTDPKTPDYAAMLRSIEEKTGPISDAIKALLITDGSVTRLLECYNESPISIRTVTQQVIPAGEEIAEEMEIRTGDPVNYRVVEICDQSMDIPLVHAVSYCPVNRLPEHARASLMKADIPIGHILRDEKIESRREITSIRTFSGSDAPPSLPVSVASGRVFARRYRIIHQNQPLFRIDEFVPDHLFSGTKRVTIRTPSRLHLCLIDMNGSLGRVDGGVGITLDRPGYVITAEPALETRIITDDEELKTRTLGIVNTLAEEQGYDPDVAIRISEVIPSHSGLGSGTQLALSVATAMALISGKKGDDTARITGRGGTSGIGVRAFADGGVIVDGGHRFGPGKEKESFLPSSASKGVRKAPIIGRYEFPRDWRIILCLPEARPGASGHAEKEIFRKSCPVPLPEVEKISHLVLMQMIPALIEEDLDQFGRSITALRSYGFKRDELALQTPALHNMLDYMTSCGAAGAGMSSFGPALYAITDTNSTDLAGDIQSYLDDQCGGEVRVVRGKNTGASIRCTS from the coding sequence ATGACCACCCCGACAGATCCAAAAACTCCGGATTATGCTGCCATGCTCCGCTCAATCGAGGAGAAGACCGGGCCAATATCTGACGCAATCAAAGCGTTGCTCATCACTGACGGGTCAGTTACAAGACTTCTCGAATGTTACAACGAATCACCGATCTCAATCCGGACAGTGACACAACAGGTCATTCCTGCAGGTGAGGAGATCGCCGAGGAGATGGAGATCAGAACAGGCGATCCGGTAAATTATCGCGTCGTTGAGATCTGCGATCAGAGTATGGATATCCCGCTTGTCCATGCAGTCTCATACTGCCCGGTCAACCGGCTCCCTGAACATGCCAGAGCGAGCCTGATGAAGGCCGATATTCCAATAGGGCATATCCTCCGTGATGAAAAGATAGAATCCCGCAGGGAGATAACCAGCATCAGGACCTTTTCAGGTTCAGATGCTCCACCTTCACTCCCGGTATCAGTGGCATCAGGAAGAGTGTTTGCACGCCGGTACCGGATTATTCATCAGAACCAGCCTCTTTTCAGGATTGATGAGTTCGTTCCTGACCACCTCTTTTCAGGTACCAAGAGAGTAACGATTCGGACTCCATCACGACTCCATCTCTGCCTCATCGATATGAACGGATCTCTTGGCAGGGTGGACGGCGGTGTTGGCATCACCCTTGACAGACCAGGATATGTAATCACGGCAGAACCCGCTCTTGAAACCAGGATCATCACTGATGATGAGGAATTGAAAACAAGAACACTCGGAATCGTGAATACCCTTGCTGAAGAGCAAGGCTATGATCCTGATGTTGCCATCAGAATCAGTGAGGTCATACCTTCCCACAGCGGCCTTGGAAGCGGGACCCAGCTTGCTCTTTCGGTTGCCACGGCCATGGCCCTGATATCAGGAAAGAAAGGCGATGACACGGCAAGAATTACCGGAAGGGGCGGAACTTCAGGGATAGGGGTCAGGGCATTTGCCGATGGAGGGGTAATTGTTGATGGAGGACACCGGTTTGGTCCTGGAAAAGAGAAAGAATCCTTCCTCCCGTCCTCGGCATCAAAAGGTGTACGCAAGGCCCCGATTATTGGCAGATACGAATTCCCAAGAGACTGGAGGATCATCCTCTGTCTCCCAGAGGCAAGGCCCGGGGCAAGCGGTCATGCAGAAAAGGAGATCTTCAGAAAGTCCTGCCCGGTTCCACTTCCCGAGGTTGAGAAGATATCACACTTGGTGTTGATGCAGATGATTCCTGCCCTTATCGAAGAAGATCTTGACCAGTTTGGCAGGTCAATAACCGCGCTCAGAAGTTACGGGTTCAAACGTGACGAACTAGCCCTGCAGACCCCCGCACTTCACAACATGCTCGATTACATGACTTCATGCGGTGCGGCCGGAGCGGGAATGAGTTCGTTTGGTCCGGCCCTGTATGCAATAACCGATACAAATAGTACCGATCTCGCCGGCGATATCCAGTCCTACCTGGATGACCAGTGCGGTGGAGAGGTCAGAGTTGTCAGGGGAAAGAACACCGGGGCATCGATCAGGTGTACCAGTTAA
- a CDS encoding PAS domain S-box protein, producing MSEDGDERGGPHQYVAEKGLEISSPSKPITVLYVDDDPEFIRFFKTFLESKSSLHVITATSGPEVLDMVSRGACDIIVSDYQMPGMNGIQLLQNIRVSSTLPFILFTGKGREEVVMEAINNGATFYLQKSGDPQTLFAELVHKIKAAVGNWRAELALREREEELSRKNSELSAAYEELLATEEERCVYLKELESNQKKIRESEQRYRELADLLPLIVYECDLKGFMTYVNRQGFLTFGYPEGTLPPGFNVFDLIVPEDRPRALENLTNIPLSGTAAPHEYRAYRKDGSIIPVFVYSSPILKEGNIVGFRGIVLDISEQKRSEKEIRESERRLANVIDFLPDATFVIDREGTVIAWNRAMEQFTGYPASDFLGKGDYAYAIPFYGTPRPILIDLALKNDEEAEKNYSSIFRNGEIVVGEACMFTPDGDSRYLWAASSPLRDSQGEIVGAIESIRDITAWKLTEEELVRSREELEHRVDERTAELTRVNSVLRLEIEDRTFAENALRESQDRYKRLVDLSPDAIFVHDGKDVLFINPAGTRLLGIGQTLNEAGMDMSEFIHQDLLEKFRSLIQEPENQANFPLNVEEEFFRLDRSKVTVEVSSAPIFFQGSPAALIVARDITGRKKVEEQLKRYATEMADKNKELDYLANQMIEINQDLDKRVKERTEQVLKLMKQKDDFINQLGHDLKTPLTPLCALLPALIEEEENPKTKEALAVLLRSVYSIQDQTEKILTIARLSKEDIEVKPEPVLIQPILLESLQKHRIYIQKKELEISVDIPTDLSLLFSSSDAGTVFDNLIGNAVKYSAVGGSVWIRSYQNGDRTCVQVGDDGIGLSTDEKNHVFDEFYMADSSRHDRSSSGLGLAIVRRLVMLYKGSVWVESEGKGKGASFFVCLPAPISVMQ from the coding sequence ATGTCTGAAGATGGAGATGAAAGGGGGGGTCCTCATCAGTATGTGGCAGAAAAGGGCCTTGAGATCTCCTCTCCCTCAAAACCCATCACTGTATTATACGTGGATGATGACCCTGAATTCATCCGGTTTTTCAAGACTTTTCTAGAGTCTAAAAGTTCACTTCATGTCATCACCGCTACAAGCGGTCCTGAAGTGCTCGATATGGTCTCCCGGGGTGCATGTGATATCATTGTATCAGATTATCAGATGCCTGGAATGAATGGTATTCAACTCCTCCAGAATATAAGAGTATCTTCCACACTTCCATTTATTCTCTTCACCGGGAAGGGACGGGAAGAGGTTGTCATGGAGGCTATAAACAACGGTGCCACGTTTTATCTCCAGAAAAGTGGAGATCCACAGACACTCTTTGCTGAATTGGTCCATAAAATAAAGGCAGCAGTTGGAAACTGGAGGGCTGAACTGGCTCTGCGGGAGAGAGAAGAGGAACTTTCACGAAAAAACTCCGAGTTGAGCGCTGCATATGAGGAATTGCTTGCTACCGAAGAGGAACGTTGTGTATATCTGAAAGAACTGGAATCTAACCAGAAGAAGATCAGGGAGAGTGAACAACGGTATCGGGAACTTGCAGACCTGCTTCCTCTGATTGTGTATGAATGCGATTTGAAAGGTTTCATGACCTATGTAAATCGTCAGGGCTTTCTGACCTTCGGGTATCCTGAAGGCACGTTGCCACCGGGTTTCAACGTTTTTGATCTTATCGTCCCAGAAGATCGACCCCGGGCACTTGAAAACTTGACAAATATACCCCTTTCAGGCACTGCTGCTCCACATGAGTACCGTGCCTACAGGAAGGATGGAAGTATCATCCCAGTGTTCGTCTACTCGTCACCGATACTCAAAGAGGGAAACATTGTCGGGTTTAGAGGTATTGTACTTGATATTTCAGAGCAAAAACGTTCTGAAAAGGAAATCCGGGAGTCTGAACGTCGGCTTGCCAATGTCATAGATTTTCTCCCTGATGCAACTTTTGTCATTGATCGTGAAGGCACGGTTATTGCCTGGAATCGTGCGATGGAACAGTTTACCGGTTATCCTGCAAGCGATTTTCTTGGGAAAGGGGATTACGCCTATGCAATTCCATTCTATGGAACTCCAAGGCCTATTCTCATAGACCTTGCTCTCAAAAATGATGAGGAGGCCGAAAAAAATTACTCCTCTATTTTCAGGAATGGAGAAATAGTTGTGGGTGAGGCCTGTATGTTTACTCCAGATGGAGATAGCCGGTATCTCTGGGCTGCATCTTCTCCACTCCGTGATTCACAGGGAGAAATTGTTGGTGCTATAGAGAGTATCAGGGATATCACTGCCTGGAAACTCACTGAAGAAGAACTGGTCCGGTCACGCGAGGAACTTGAACATCGGGTTGATGAACGGACCGCAGAGTTAACCCGGGTAAATTCAGTTTTGCGATTAGAGATAGAAGATCGCACATTTGCTGAAAATGCCCTTCGCGAAAGCCAGGACCGGTATAAGCGTCTTGTTGATCTCTCACCTGATGCGATCTTTGTCCATGATGGGAAAGATGTTTTATTCATCAACCCTGCCGGTACAAGACTGCTTGGAATTGGGCAAACATTGAATGAAGCGGGTATGGATATGTCTGAGTTTATTCACCAGGACCTTCTGGAAAAATTCCGTTCTCTCATTCAGGAGCCAGAAAATCAGGCTAACTTTCCACTCAATGTTGAAGAAGAATTTTTCAGATTAGATCGTTCCAAAGTTACGGTTGAGGTCTCTTCTGCACCCATTTTTTTTCAGGGCAGTCCTGCAGCACTTATAGTTGCAAGGGATATCACCGGGCGGAAAAAGGTAGAAGAACAACTCAAGCGGTATGCAACTGAGATGGCTGACAAAAACAAAGAACTGGATTATCTTGCCAATCAGATGATTGAGATAAACCAGGATCTGGACAAGCGGGTGAAGGAGCGGACAGAACAGGTTTTAAAATTGATGAAGCAGAAGGATGATTTCATCAACCAGTTGGGTCATGACCTGAAAACCCCGCTCACCCCGCTTTGTGCTCTTCTTCCTGCACTTATCGAAGAAGAAGAAAACCCGAAAACGAAAGAGGCACTGGCGGTTTTGCTCAGATCTGTCTATTCCATACAGGATCAGACTGAGAAGATCCTAACTATTGCACGACTTAGTAAGGAAGATATTGAGGTAAAACCTGAACCGGTACTGATACAACCGATTCTGCTGGAATCTCTTCAGAAGCACCGCATCTATATCCAGAAAAAAGAACTCGAAATATCTGTGGATATTCCCACAGATCTTTCTCTCCTCTTTTCTTCTTCAGATGCAGGAACAGTGTTTGATAATCTCATTGGAAATGCCGTGAAGTACTCAGCAGTTGGTGGCTCTGTCTGGATTAGGTCATACCAGAATGGGGATAGAACCTGTGTTCAGGTGGGTGATGATGGCATAGGGTTGTCAACAGATGAAAAAAACCATGTTTTTGATGAGTTCTATATGGCCGATTCTTCACGTCATGACCGAAGTTCATCAGGTCTCGGTCTCGCAATTGTTCGCAGACTTGTTATGCTATACAAAGGCTCGGTATGGGTGGAAAGTGAAGGAAAGGGAAAAGGAGCTAGTTTTTTTGTCTGTCTTCCAGCACCTATTTCAGTAATGCAATAA
- the cofH gene encoding 5-amino-6-(D-ribitylamino)uracil--L-tyrosine 4-hydroxyphenyl transferase CofH → MRRMKPLDLLLSDCVAGYRLTPEEASMLFKVKGSEVFQVARAADEKRHLLAGDPITFVRNQNINCTNICSNQCGFCGFARQQGENGAYMLSAGELSAQARLATERHVTEICTVSGLHPAFMLDSYLDNYKVIKAAAPHIHLHASNPMEVAYAARKSMCSTHEVLTAFKEAGVETICGTAAEILSDPIRAIICPGKISTNEWIRIIREAHSLGMKSTATIMYGHCESEEDRAEHLSILRTIQDETHGFTEFVPLSFVHQKTAIYKNGTARPGATGREDMLMLAVSRLFLDNFRNIQVSWVKYGMKMAQIGLIAGANDLGGTLYEESISREAGAVSGSYMDPSEMEYIATDLGRTLKERRTDYTLI, encoded by the coding sequence ATGAGAAGGATGAAACCTCTTGATCTTCTCCTCTCTGACTGTGTGGCAGGCTACCGGCTTACTCCTGAAGAAGCATCAATGCTATTCAAGGTAAAGGGGAGTGAGGTCTTTCAGGTTGCCAGGGCAGCTGATGAAAAGCGTCACCTGTTAGCAGGCGATCCCATCACTTTTGTCAGGAACCAGAACATCAACTGCACAAACATCTGTTCCAACCAGTGTGGATTCTGTGGGTTTGCAAGGCAGCAAGGTGAGAATGGCGCCTACATGTTATCAGCAGGGGAACTGTCAGCCCAGGCACGTCTTGCAACAGAAAGACATGTCACCGAAATTTGTACTGTCAGCGGGCTTCATCCAGCATTTATGCTCGATTCTTACCTGGATAATTATAAGGTAATCAAAGCTGCAGCACCACACATTCATCTCCATGCCAGCAACCCGATGGAGGTTGCATATGCTGCACGAAAGAGCATGTGTTCCACCCATGAGGTCCTGACTGCATTTAAAGAAGCTGGTGTTGAAACAATCTGTGGAACTGCTGCAGAGATCTTGTCTGATCCGATAAGGGCAATCATCTGTCCTGGAAAAATCTCCACTAATGAATGGATACGGATCATCAGGGAGGCTCATAGTCTCGGGATGAAATCCACAGCCACCATCATGTACGGCCACTGCGAGAGCGAAGAGGACCGGGCAGAACACCTCTCCATCCTCAGAACCATACAGGATGAAACGCATGGGTTTACCGAGTTTGTTCCCCTCTCATTTGTTCACCAGAAAACTGCGATCTATAAAAATGGAACTGCGCGACCCGGCGCTACCGGGAGAGAAGACATGTTGATGCTGGCAGTGTCACGATTGTTCCTAGACAATTTTCGAAACATTCAGGTGTCGTGGGTAAAATACGGGATGAAGATGGCACAGATCGGGCTCATAGCAGGAGCAAATGATCTCGGAGGAACACTCTATGAAGAGAGCATATCACGGGAAGCAGGAGCCGTTTCAGGCTCATACATGGATCCCTCAGAGATGGAATACATAGCAACAGATCTCGGCAGAACCCTGAAGGAACGTCGAACAGACTATACCCTGATATAA
- a CDS encoding thymidylate synthase, which yields MILIRKQTIGEAHEEVVRTIAERCQGETRMTEDGEVTYDPEEPVCIHIESPFSSPMKSSASLFGDRFSEQYQSSLYTITRKKNDGTDATYTYGNRLRDYPVASLALKKTERSFLGKILDSFMEKCGYVPAGSTGEIEYIGDGNLGGIDQIQTSIINRLIENPSSRRAVAITWSPVMDITRDEPPCLQLVQCQIDKTDHLNLICLFRSNDMLSAWGQNAFGLAHMQKFILEQINQSREKKKLPLLTQGWLETVSVSAHMYFTRDQLELMKFFQKEQAKESFKSFHKT from the coding sequence ATGATCCTGATCCGGAAACAGACAATCGGGGAGGCACACGAGGAAGTTGTCAGAACGATAGCAGAACGATGCCAGGGAGAGACCCGGATGACAGAGGACGGAGAGGTTACGTATGATCCTGAGGAGCCGGTCTGCATCCACATCGAATCGCCGTTCAGCTCTCCGATGAAGTCAAGTGCATCTCTCTTCGGGGATCGGTTTTCAGAGCAGTACCAGAGTTCTTTGTATACCATAACCCGCAAGAAAAATGACGGAACAGACGCGACCTATACATATGGAAACCGGCTCAGGGACTACCCGGTCGCATCGCTAGCACTGAAAAAAACAGAACGTTCATTCCTGGGAAAGATCCTTGACAGTTTCATGGAGAAATGCGGGTATGTGCCTGCAGGATCTACAGGAGAGATAGAATACATCGGTGACGGAAACCTCGGTGGAATCGATCAAATTCAGACCAGTATTATTAACCGTCTCATTGAAAATCCGAGCAGCCGCCGGGCTGTTGCAATCACCTGGTCTCCGGTGATGGACATAACCCGTGATGAACCCCCCTGCCTGCAACTTGTCCAGTGCCAGATAGACAAAACAGATCATCTCAACCTGATATGTCTTTTCAGGAGCAATGACATGCTCTCTGCGTGGGGTCAGAATGCATTCGGGCTGGCCCATATGCAGAAGTTTATCCTTGAACAAATCAACCAGAGCAGAGAAAAGAAAAAACTCCCCCTTCTCACACAGGGATGGCTGGAGACGGTAAGTGTCTCTGCACATATGTATTTCACCCGTGATCAGCTAGAACTGATGAAATTTTTCCAGAAAGAGCAGGCAAAAGAGTCATTCAAATCTTTTCACAAGACCTGA
- the trpA gene encoding tryptophan synthase subunit alpha — MKTGKEQIETVFIANKNPLLVAFTVAGDPDYETSLNIIREMAASGADIIELGLPFSDPVADGPVIQCADIRAMDAGMNTDRLFDLVRDFRADNETPVVILTYANLLIRRGISRFYADAAAAGVNGVVIADVPFEESDPFTRAAKESGIAPIMMVSPTTTEERITEIVSKAAGFIYLVAVMGVTGARTGVEHSAIDLLKRVKAKTSVPVAPGFGISTPEQVQEWAKQGADAVIVGSAIVRRIEEHIGDPHAIITAVGEYIRNLKQA, encoded by the coding sequence ATGAAAACCGGTAAAGAGCAGATTGAAACGGTATTTATAGCAAATAAAAATCCGCTTCTTGTTGCATTCACGGTCGCCGGAGACCCGGACTATGAAACCAGCCTAAATATTATCAGGGAGATGGCTGCATCAGGTGCCGATATCATCGAACTCGGACTACCATTTTCTGATCCGGTAGCAGACGGACCTGTCATCCAGTGTGCTGATATCAGGGCTATGGATGCCGGAATGAACACAGACCGGCTGTTTGACCTGGTCAGGGATTTCAGGGCAGATAATGAGACTCCGGTGGTTATCCTGACCTATGCAAACCTCCTTATACGCAGGGGAATCTCCCGGTTTTATGCTGATGCTGCAGCGGCAGGGGTAAACGGCGTCGTAATTGCAGACGTTCCATTTGAGGAATCTGATCCATTCACCAGGGCAGCAAAAGAGAGTGGAATTGCTCCAATCATGATGGTAAGCCCTACTACCACAGAGGAACGGATTACAGAGATTGTTTCAAAGGCAGCCGGATTCATCTACCTTGTGGCCGTAATGGGAGTTACTGGGGCCAGGACTGGTGTAGAACATTCAGCAATCGATCTCCTCAAGAGGGTAAAAGCAAAGACATCTGTCCCGGTTGCACCAGGCTTTGGAATATCCACCCCGGAGCAGGTTCAGGAATGGGCCAAACAGGGGGCTGATGCGGTAATCGTTGGTTCTGCAATAGTGCGAAGGATTGAAGAACATATCGGAGATCCTCATGCAATTATCACCGCGGTTGGAGAGTATATCAGAAATTTGAAGCAGGCATAA
- the trpB gene encoding tryptophan synthase subunit beta: protein MKLQTRFGEYGGCYVPETLIAALEELENAYLNILPSEKFQNELKQYLTEFAGRETPLTYCKNMSADLGCRVYLKREDLLHSGAHKLNNGIGQALLAKFMGKKRLIAETGAGQHGVATAIAGAALGMSVEVYMGEVDVARQALNVARMEMMGAKVIPVKSGTKTLKDAINEAFRDWVATVGDTHYLIGTVVGPHPFPLVVRDLQSVIGTETRKQILEKEGRMPTAIIACIGGGSNAIGMFHPFVGDKVTLIGVEAGGEGLDKKHGATLCGGSPGVLHGNFSYILQDSYGQIQESHSVSAGLDYPGVGPEHSMHKDSGRVTYTSVTDDEALDAFLYLSRTEGIIPALESSHAVAYARKLGPTLKEDDILIINLSGRGDKDVAQVIEQMQMRGVAL from the coding sequence ATGAAGTTACAAACACGATTCGGTGAATACGGGGGATGTTATGTCCCTGAAACACTCATTGCAGCACTCGAAGAACTTGAAAATGCATACCTGAATATACTCCCGTCTGAAAAGTTCCAAAATGAACTTAAACAATACCTTACTGAATTTGCAGGAAGGGAGACACCTCTCACCTACTGCAAAAATATGTCAGCAGACCTTGGATGCCGGGTTTACTTAAAGCGTGAAGATCTGCTCCATTCAGGTGCTCATAAACTAAACAATGGAATCGGACAAGCCCTTCTGGCAAAGTTCATGGGCAAAAAGCGCCTCATCGCTGAGACCGGAGCCGGACAGCATGGTGTTGCAACCGCAATAGCCGGGGCTGCTCTTGGAATGAGCGTCGAAGTGTATATGGGCGAAGTGGATGTTGCCAGGCAGGCACTGAATGTTGCCAGAATGGAGATGATGGGTGCAAAGGTCATTCCGGTAAAGTCAGGGACAAAAACACTCAAAGATGCTATCAATGAAGCATTCAGAGACTGGGTGGCAACTGTTGGAGATACCCATTATCTGATTGGCACGGTAGTCGGTCCTCACCCATTCCCCCTGGTTGTCAGGGATCTCCAGTCAGTTATCGGTACCGAGACCAGAAAACAGATTCTTGAAAAGGAAGGACGGATGCCAACAGCCATCATCGCCTGTATAGGTGGAGGTTCCAATGCAATCGGAATGTTTCATCCATTCGTTGGCGATAAGGTAACCCTGATCGGTGTTGAGGCTGGAGGAGAGGGGCTTGACAAGAAGCATGGAGCCACCCTTTGTGGCGGTTCACCCGGGGTTCTGCACGGTAACTTTTCGTACATCCTGCAGGATTCCTACGGACAGATCCAGGAATCACATTCGGTATCGGCCGGGCTTGATTACCCGGGAGTCGGGCCTGAACATTCAATGCACAAGGATTCTGGAAGAGTGACATACACATCAGTAACCGATGATGAGGCACTCGATGCATTCCTGTACCTCTCACGGACAGAAGGAATCATTCCCGCACTTGAGTCCTCCCATGCAGTCGCATATGCCAGAAAGCTCGGACCTACTCTCAAAGAGGATGACATCCTCATAATCAACCTCTCTGGACGCGGTGACAAAGATGTAGCCCAGGTTATCGAACAGATGCAGATGAGAGGTGTTGCATTATGA
- a CDS encoding phosphoribosylanthranilate isomerase, whose product MICKRVPNRLKYYGRRKSTKKIGGIRIRIKICGITRPEDARTVDQAGADAIGVVLFSDSPRSVEPEQAAEIFRAAGPYMGRVCVSHTSSRSELEEILQLCPTAIQISNPHPMPSDRTVQVIRVIEPGMDLPTSVDTDALIVDTSQGKGKPYDPGFARSVMNKTTLPVILAGGLRTDNVAEAVRTLHPYAVDVASGVEISPGIKDPQKIRSFIQNARLQS is encoded by the coding sequence ATCATATGCAAACGGGTACCTAATCGGCTCAAGTATTATGGCCGCAGAAAATCCACGAAGAAGATTGGAGGGATTCGTATACGCATAAAGATCTGCGGGATCACAAGACCGGAGGATGCTCGGACAGTTGATCAGGCTGGTGCTGATGCAATCGGAGTAGTCCTCTTCTCCGATTCACCCCGCTCGGTGGAGCCTGAACAGGCAGCAGAAATATTCAGGGCAGCTGGTCCGTACATGGGTCGGGTCTGTGTTTCCCACACCAGTTCACGTTCAGAACTGGAGGAGATTCTGCAGCTCTGCCCAACTGCCATCCAGATATCAAACCCTCATCCAATGCCTTCTGATCGCACCGTTCAGGTAATCAGAGTCATTGAACCAGGGATGGATCTTCCAACATCTGTTGATACGGATGCTCTCATTGTTGATACAAGCCAGGGAAAAGGAAAACCATATGACCCCGGCTTTGCCAGGAGTGTCATGAATAAGACAACGCTTCCGGTTATCCTTGCAGGAGGCCTTAGAACAGACAATGTAGCAGAAGCAGTACGGACACTCCATCCGTACGCTGTTGATGTTGCATCTGGTGTGGAAATATCCCCGGGAATCAAGGACCCGCAAAAAATCAGATCATTCATACAAAACGCACGGTTACAATCATGA
- a CDS encoding AAA family ATPase: protein MQLTEFRVQNYKIINDTGWIPVEDLTIFVGKNESGKSAIFRALSKLNPSDGEGYDGLKEFPRQRYAEEITKTDWPAASGRFSLSPREQEEIRALSDLCNDVHGVEVTRHYTGKYSITYNPDIGVELVTAKDLTYVIDVAIEQFRNLIAPEGRGEVLGRIKGELLSILEEQKEVASNAGQVQKRHITDLINMVKTRGNEQWQLELINPICEPIYSLVRQIEVYESLMAANRYIIDHIPKFVYFDQYSVIESAIHIPTFIATLKSHPDSPSLRATNCLFRHVNLDLDILDKLGTHKNATDENPIIRRQVDERSILLSTASNQMSRRFENWWDQRRIRFRYDIDGDYFRVWVSDDLDTSEIELEQRSAGLQYFFSFYLIFLVESGDVYQDSILLLDEPGLQLHPTAQQHSVKFFERLSQENQIMYSTHSPFMIDLDHLERIRTVHESEDGTTRVSATEWPTDHESLFPLEAALAYRIASRTYIGGRQLLVEDIVDLWLLQAMNYAVEKIGKSGLEPGITITPAGGAANLIPLASLIRSHKNPVSVLLSGQHIPADALTRLSGMNTEREKFLLLYSQITGTPGSTIEDVFNHDYYTRCVKDVYPNMVVTSGSGENSGERDGNQGILHAVSEAIDRRQGEKFERWKVAETLSDRICEAPGMVDDETVQRFVRLFEEINKATRAE from the coding sequence ATGCAGCTCACCGAGTTCAGGGTCCAGAACTATAAGATTATTAATGACACCGGCTGGATCCCGGTCGAGGATCTCACCATCTTTGTGGGGAAGAATGAATCAGGAAAGTCAGCTATTTTTCGAGCACTCTCAAAACTAAACCCTTCTGATGGTGAAGGATATGACGGACTGAAAGAATTTCCACGCCAGCGGTATGCAGAAGAGATAACAAAGACAGACTGGCCTGCTGCATCAGGCAGGTTCAGCCTCTCTCCCCGCGAACAGGAAGAGATCAGGGCACTTTCAGATCTCTGTAATGATGTACATGGGGTAGAGGTAACCCGGCATTACACCGGAAAATACAGTATTACATATAACCCAGATATCGGTGTTGAACTAGTCACTGCGAAAGATCTTACATACGTCATTGATGTGGCCATAGAGCAGTTCAGGAATCTAATAGCACCTGAAGGCAGGGGTGAAGTCCTTGGAAGGATCAAAGGTGAACTGCTCTCGATCCTGGAAGAACAAAAAGAAGTAGCATCAAACGCTGGACAGGTGCAGAAACGGCATATCACTGATCTTATCAATATGGTCAAGACCAGGGGAAATGAGCAGTGGCAACTTGAACTTATAAACCCAATTTGTGAGCCCATATACAGTCTTGTCAGGCAGATAGAAGTATACGAAAGTCTGATGGCTGCAAACCGGTATATCATCGATCACATCCCCAAATTCGTATACTTTGATCAATACAGCGTCATTGAGAGTGCAATCCATATTCCCACTTTTATTGCAACCCTGAAAAGTCACCCAGACAGCCCCAGCCTTCGGGCAACAAACTGTCTCTTCAGGCATGTCAACCTGGACCTTGACATCCTTGACAAACTCGGAACCCATAAGAATGCTACTGATGAAAACCCCATCATCCGCAGACAGGTGGATGAACGGTCAATTCTCCTCTCCACCGCATCCAACCAGATGAGCAGGAGATTTGAAAACTGGTGGGACCAACGTCGTATCAGGTTCAGGTATGATATCGATGGGGATTACTTCAGGGTGTGGGTATCAGATGACCTTGACACTTCAGAGATAGAGCTTGAGCAGCGGAGCGCCGGTCTTCAATACTTCTTCTCATTCTACCTGATCTTCCTTGTCGAATCAGGAGATGTATACCAGGACAGTATTCTTCTCCTGGATGAACCTGGTTTGCAGCTCCATCCAACAGCACAACAACATTCGGTGAAATTCTTTGAGAGACTTTCACAAGAGAACCAGATCATGTACTCAACTCATTCACCGTTTATGATCGATCTGGATCACCTCGAAAGGATCAGAACAGTGCATGAGAGTGAGGATGGCACAACCAGAGTCTCGGCCACTGAATGGCCGACTGATCATGAGTCTCTCTTCCCACTAGAGGCGGCCCTGGCATACCGGATTGCATCACGTACGTATATAGGAGGCAGGCAGCTTCTGGTCGAAGATATTGTGGATCTCTGGCTGCTTCAGGCAATGAACTACGCTGTCGAAAAGATCGGAAAATCAGGACTTGAACCTGGCATCACCATCACACCTGCCGGTGGTGCTGCAAACCTTATCCCGCTTGCAAGTCTCATCCGGTCCCATAAAAACCCGGTGTCAGTACTCCTTTCAGGGCAACATATCCCTGCAGATGCTCTAACAAGATTATCAGGAATGAATACTGAACGGGAAAAGTTCCTTCTTTTGTATAGTCAGATTACAGGGACGCCAGGCTCTACGATTGAGGATGTTTTCAACCACGACTACTATACCCGCTGTGTCAAGGATGTGTATCCAAACATGGTGGTCACATCGGGATCTGGGGAGAATTCTGGAGAGAGAGATGGTAACCAGGGAATTTTGCATGCAGTGAGTGAAGCTATCGACCGGAGACAGGGAGAGAAGTTTGAACGATGGAAGGTCGCGGAGACCCTGTCTGACCGGATATGCGAAGCACCGGGCATGGTTGACGATGAGACTGTTCAGCGGTTTGTACGATTGTTTGAAGAGATCAACAAAGCAACAAGGGCAGAATAA